A region from the Mycolicibacterium litorale genome encodes:
- a CDS encoding DUF1028 domain-containing protein, with protein sequence MTFSLAAVDRDTGALGMVIASSSPAVASRCLNIRPGLGAAASQNVTDPRLGGRLLDRLAAGDSPHEAMATVVAGHELRDYRQLTVLDRTGRSAAYSGAGALGRHHHLEGDGVVAAGNMLAGRRTITDLVRGYERSSAAEFERRLLDGLAAALAAGGEEGPVHAAGLLVYREVDWPETTLRVDWADDPYDALCALWDVWEPQRDDYVRRALNPAAAPSFGVPGDI encoded by the coding sequence GTGACATTCTCGCTCGCAGCCGTCGACCGCGACACCGGCGCGCTCGGCATGGTGATCGCCTCGTCTTCGCCCGCGGTGGCGTCACGCTGCCTGAACATCCGTCCCGGATTGGGCGCGGCGGCCAGTCAGAACGTCACAGATCCGCGCCTGGGCGGCCGGCTGCTCGACCGGCTGGCGGCCGGTGACAGTCCGCACGAAGCCATGGCCACCGTGGTCGCCGGCCACGAGCTGCGTGACTACCGGCAGCTGACGGTGCTCGACCGCACCGGTCGCAGCGCGGCCTACAGCGGCGCGGGGGCGCTGGGACGGCACCACCACCTGGAAGGCGACGGTGTGGTCGCCGCGGGCAACATGCTCGCGGGCCGGCGGACCATCACCGACCTGGTGCGCGGGTATGAGCGTTCCAGCGCAGCGGAATTCGAGCGCCGACTGCTCGACGGACTGGCCGCAGCGCTGGCCGCGGGCGGCGAGGAAGGACCCGTCCACGCCGCCGGCCTGCTGGTCTACCGGGAGGTGGACTGGCCCGAGACCACGCTGCGCGTCGACTGGGCCGACGACCCGTACGACGCGCTGTGCGCGCTGTGGGACGTCTGGGAGCCCCAGCGCGACGACTACGTGCGCCGGGCGCTGAACCCGGCGGCGGCACCGTCGTTCGGGGTACCGGGTGACATCTGA
- a CDS encoding TRAP transporter substrate-binding protein yields the protein MLLAFADEVENGLGDSVELNVQTGGAIGDEEAVLQGLRAGAVDVAAVSGSVANIDPMFNIMEMPFLFTDRQTAAEFLDGDFGDEMSQSLVDTAGARVLSFGENGFRHITNNKRPITTSADLQGLKIRVPGNPARVKMFEALGATPTQIDIGEAYLALDQGVLDGQENPLKVIDAFSFYEKQRYLTLTSHIYSPVYLAINEKTWQGLSPEVQQGLETAAAAAAETSRESGAEADEVLVAKFEQAGVLVNEADVNQLSETVAQVREEIAGDIPGDFAQRVLAEYNQ from the coding sequence ATGCTGCTGGCGTTCGCCGACGAGGTGGAGAACGGGCTCGGTGATTCGGTGGAACTCAATGTGCAGACCGGCGGTGCCATCGGCGACGAGGAGGCCGTGCTGCAGGGACTGCGGGCCGGTGCAGTCGACGTCGCGGCGGTGAGCGGGTCGGTCGCCAACATCGACCCGATGTTCAACATCATGGAGATGCCGTTCCTGTTCACCGACCGGCAGACCGCCGCGGAGTTTCTCGACGGTGACTTCGGCGACGAGATGAGCCAGTCCCTCGTCGACACCGCCGGTGCACGCGTTCTGTCCTTCGGAGAGAACGGCTTCCGTCACATCACGAACAACAAGCGTCCGATCACGACGTCCGCCGATCTGCAGGGACTCAAGATCCGGGTGCCGGGCAACCCGGCCCGGGTCAAGATGTTCGAGGCGCTCGGGGCGACGCCCACGCAGATCGACATCGGCGAGGCGTACCTCGCCCTGGACCAGGGGGTGCTCGACGGACAAGAGAACCCGCTGAAGGTCATCGACGCGTTCTCGTTCTACGAGAAGCAGCGGTATCTCACCCTCACCTCGCATATCTACAGCCCGGTCTATCTGGCGATCAACGAGAAGACTTGGCAGGGCCTGTCGCCCGAGGTGCAGCAGGGCCTGGAGACCGCCGCCGCGGCGGCGGCCGAGACCAGCCGTGAATCGGGTGCGGAAGCCGACGAGGTGCTCGTGGCGAAGTTCGAACAGGCCGGCGTCCTGGTGAACGAAGCCGATGTCAACCAGCTCAGCGAGACCGTGGCCCAGGTGCGCGAGGAGATCGCCGGTGACATCCCCGGCGACTTCGCCCAGCGCGTGTTGGCCGAGTACAACCAGTGA
- a CDS encoding flavin reductase family protein, with protein sequence MNTTIPLVAPRDFIRAITRTATPVTIVTAQADGVRLGQTVSAFNRISDEPAILGVCINRRSPIHGVIRSCGAFNVSVLAREHSGVADSFAGRGGADRPPFTFLDREWRAGDNGLPVFADGLATFECTVHSVTEIGSHLLYLGEVSRAVHRDAEPLLHQRGTYRTLAEQHTEGHHA encoded by the coding sequence GTGAACACGACCATTCCGCTCGTCGCTCCGCGCGACTTCATCCGCGCGATCACGCGCACGGCCACTCCGGTCACTATCGTCACCGCACAGGCCGACGGTGTGCGACTCGGCCAGACGGTGTCAGCGTTCAACCGCATCTCCGACGAGCCCGCGATCCTCGGTGTCTGCATCAATCGGCGCAGCCCGATCCACGGGGTCATCCGCTCCTGCGGCGCGTTCAACGTCTCGGTGCTCGCCCGCGAGCACAGCGGTGTCGCCGACAGCTTCGCCGGGCGGGGCGGTGCGGACCGCCCGCCGTTCACGTTCCTCGACCGGGAATGGCGCGCCGGCGACAACGGCCTGCCGGTGTTCGCCGACGGCCTCGCCACCTTCGAGTGCACTGTGCACAGCGTCACCGAGATCGGTTCCCACCTGCTCTACCTCGGCGAGGTCAGCAGGGCGGTGCACCGCGACGCCGAACCCCTGCTGCACCAACGCGGCACCTACCGAACCCTGGCCGAGCAGCACACGGAAGGACACCACGCATGA
- a CDS encoding 4-hydroxyphenylacetate 3-hydroxylase family protein — protein sequence MIRTGDEYRESIRGEREIYIDGERVDDVTKHPMFAPIVDIRARIYDLAHEAQTQDVMTYVDQTGERNAIANKLPFTQQDWHDKRAAIDLVLDEARGVVTRVGDETVGEMWALYDGQDVLNEVDPRFAENIRRHVHKAATGDPFHISANTDPKGDRSRRPQDQDPDMLLHVVRETDDGIIVRGAKYETAAPYATQAYTKPTIANWGDDKLSDYAVGFIADLNAPNLKFICRTGFAGRRDAADYPLSNRVDEVESLVIFDNVLIPWDDILFYRHTRAATFVRSCLHRYSALPYVHRSIRFADLMIGAALYNVRQTGLDKNPAVQEKLAMLACYREGIDAHLTASIATAETSPGGLLMPNQSLLYAGRVWAQTQLPQMMHYARELCGGQICITPDSATFATPGASEWLEKYYSITDEWQADDRRKLLAFARDLLNSDYAGHRLTFQLFAQAPPFAHYQAVYRNFDFDGPLAMVKAAAELSDRVGA from the coding sequence ATGATCAGAACCGGCGACGAGTACCGCGAGTCGATCCGCGGCGAACGTGAGATCTACATCGACGGGGAACGGGTCGACGACGTCACCAAGCACCCGATGTTCGCGCCGATCGTCGACATCAGGGCGCGGATCTACGATCTCGCCCACGAGGCGCAGACCCAGGACGTGATGACCTACGTCGACCAGACCGGCGAACGCAACGCGATCGCGAACAAACTGCCGTTCACCCAACAGGATTGGCATGACAAGCGGGCCGCCATCGACCTCGTCCTCGACGAGGCACGCGGTGTGGTCACGCGGGTCGGCGACGAGACGGTCGGCGAGATGTGGGCGCTCTACGACGGCCAGGACGTGCTCAACGAGGTCGACCCCCGGTTCGCCGAGAACATCCGGCGCCACGTCCACAAGGCGGCGACCGGCGATCCGTTCCACATCTCGGCCAACACCGATCCGAAGGGCGACCGGTCGAGGCGGCCACAGGATCAGGATCCCGACATGCTGCTGCACGTCGTGCGGGAAACCGACGACGGGATCATCGTGCGCGGCGCCAAATACGAGACCGCCGCACCGTACGCCACCCAGGCCTACACCAAGCCGACGATCGCGAACTGGGGCGACGACAAGCTGTCCGATTACGCGGTGGGCTTCATCGCCGATCTCAACGCGCCCAACCTGAAGTTCATCTGCCGCACCGGATTCGCCGGCCGCCGCGACGCCGCCGACTACCCGCTGTCCAATCGGGTCGACGAGGTGGAGTCGCTGGTGATCTTCGACAACGTGCTGATCCCGTGGGACGACATCCTGTTCTACCGGCACACCAGGGCCGCCACCTTCGTGCGCAGCTGTCTGCACCGCTACAGCGCGCTGCCCTACGTGCACCGCTCGATCCGGTTCGCCGATCTGATGATCGGCGCCGCCCTGTACAACGTCCGTCAGACCGGTCTGGACAAGAACCCCGCGGTGCAGGAGAAGCTGGCGATGCTGGCCTGCTACCGGGAGGGGATCGACGCCCATCTGACGGCCTCGATCGCCACCGCCGAGACCAGCCCCGGCGGGCTGCTGATGCCGAACCAGTCGCTGCTCTACGCGGGACGGGTGTGGGCACAGACCCAACTGCCGCAGATGATGCACTACGCACGCGAACTGTGCGGCGGCCAGATCTGCATCACCCCTGATTCGGCCACCTTCGCCACCCCCGGCGCGTCGGAGTGGCTGGAGAAGTACTACTCGATCACCGACGAGTGGCAGGCCGACGACCGCCGCAAACTGCTGGCCTTCGCCCGCGACCTGCTCAACAGCGACTACGCCGGGCATCGGCTGACGTTCCAGTTGTTCGCCCAGGCACCGCCGTTCGCGCATTACCAGGCCGTGTACCGCAACTTCGACTTCGACGGACCGCTGGCGATGGTGAAGGCCGCCGCGGAGCTGTCGGATCGGGTGGGCGCGTGA
- a CDS encoding LysR family transcriptional regulator, with protein MTSVDQLRGISLTQLRYFIRVAERESMTRAAEDLFVAQSAVSSAVAHLEKELGVQLFIRRHAKGLILTPAGRELLLRARQILTALAESLESIAGDARALWGTLHVVCFSPLAPFYLPSIFTGLKLEHPGLELLVSEAVAGEVGEYLESGRAEVALTYDLALGDGIEREILAEIRPYVALPAGHRLAESADIHLEDLVDEDMILVDLPYSRDYFVGVFTSRGLVPKIQYRSSSYETVRAMVAQHHGYSLLHQRPATDTTYGGGRVVAVPLADDVEPLRVVVAHLGSLRLSRRARAFADRCRLVVADVNPG; from the coding sequence GTGACGAGCGTCGACCAGCTGCGGGGGATCTCGCTGACGCAGCTGCGGTACTTCATCCGGGTGGCGGAGCGCGAGAGCATGACCCGGGCGGCGGAGGACCTGTTCGTCGCCCAGTCCGCGGTGTCCTCGGCGGTCGCCCACCTGGAGAAGGAACTCGGTGTCCAGCTGTTCATCCGCCGCCACGCCAAGGGGCTGATCCTCACGCCCGCCGGGCGCGAGCTCCTGCTGCGCGCGCGCCAGATCCTGACCGCGCTCGCCGAGTCGCTGGAGTCCATCGCCGGTGACGCCCGGGCTCTGTGGGGGACGCTGCACGTGGTGTGCTTCAGCCCGCTGGCGCCGTTCTACCTGCCGTCGATCTTCACCGGGCTCAAACTCGAACACCCGGGCCTGGAACTCCTGGTGAGTGAGGCGGTGGCCGGGGAAGTCGGCGAATACCTGGAATCAGGCCGGGCCGAGGTGGCGTTGACCTACGACCTCGCGCTCGGCGACGGCATAGAACGCGAGATCCTGGCCGAGATCCGGCCCTATGTGGCGCTTCCCGCCGGACACCGGCTCGCCGAGTCGGCAGACATCCACCTCGAGGACCTGGTCGACGAGGACATGATCCTCGTCGACCTGCCCTACAGCCGCGACTATTTCGTCGGCGTCTTCACCTCACGCGGGCTGGTGCCCAAGATCCAGTACCGGTCCAGCAGCTACGAGACGGTCCGCGCGATGGTGGCGCAGCACCACGGATACAGCCTGCTGCACCAGCGGCCGGCGACCGACACCACCTACGGCGGTGGCCGTGTCGTCGCGGTGCCGCTGGCCGACGACGTCGAACCGCTGCGGGTGGTCGTCGCCCATCTCGGTTCGCTGCGGCTGAGCCGGCGCGCCCGCGCCTTCGCCGACCGGTGCCGCCTCGTGGTCGCCGACGTCAATCCCGGCTGA
- a CDS encoding TRAP transporter large permease, which translates to MTITVTLAVIVGLLVLGTPLIVSMAAGVALYTMLEGGWMMQYPQQVTEGMGSFVLLAMPLFILAGVVMNAGGIADRVFAFARSLFGPLPGGLAQVDVSTSLFFGGMVGTSVADLAGTGSTLIPQMKRHGYPAPYAAAVTASSSGIGPLIPPSSPMILYAAATGTSLGTLFFAGVVPGLILTVVLMVTVGVQAKRNGWGEKIAFDWREVVRTLRASAFAFGVPVLILLGLTLGVFTPTESGAFAVVYAILISAVAYRSLGLRRLYRCLVEAAVLTGEVMLIVGVSVALGSVLAMAGLPQVLADFATSVVPGDTQLGYVVVLTVVAILAGMLFDPLIPVIMPVLLPTILQVGIDPVYFGVIIVLTVIIGQVTPPVAMSLVVAAKIAKVDAWAVLRANTPFLVATVVVLALVIAFPALATWLPSVLGQP; encoded by the coding sequence GTGACGATCACCGTCACCCTGGCTGTGATCGTCGGCCTGCTGGTGTTGGGCACGCCGCTCATCGTGTCGATGGCCGCGGGCGTCGCGCTCTACACCATGCTCGAGGGCGGGTGGATGATGCAGTACCCGCAGCAGGTCACCGAGGGCATGGGCAGTTTCGTCCTGCTCGCGATGCCGCTGTTCATCCTGGCCGGTGTGGTGATGAACGCCGGCGGTATCGCCGACCGTGTATTCGCCTTCGCCCGTTCGCTTTTCGGTCCACTGCCCGGCGGCCTGGCTCAGGTCGACGTCAGCACGAGCCTGTTCTTCGGCGGGATGGTGGGGACCTCGGTGGCCGATCTCGCCGGCACGGGGTCCACTCTCATCCCGCAGATGAAGCGCCACGGCTACCCGGCACCGTACGCCGCGGCGGTCACCGCCTCGTCGTCCGGGATCGGTCCGCTGATCCCGCCGTCGTCGCCGATGATCCTCTACGCGGCGGCGACCGGAACGTCGCTGGGCACACTGTTCTTCGCCGGTGTCGTGCCCGGCCTGATCCTGACGGTGGTGCTCATGGTCACCGTCGGGGTGCAGGCCAAGCGCAACGGGTGGGGCGAGAAGATCGCCTTCGACTGGCGCGAAGTGGTGCGCACGCTGCGCGCGTCGGCGTTCGCCTTCGGGGTACCGGTGCTCATCCTGCTGGGGCTCACCCTCGGCGTCTTCACGCCGACCGAATCCGGTGCGTTCGCGGTGGTGTACGCGATCCTCATCTCGGCGGTCGCCTACCGGTCGCTGGGACTGCGCAGGCTCTACCGCTGCCTCGTCGAGGCCGCGGTGCTGACCGGTGAGGTGATGCTCATCGTCGGCGTCTCGGTGGCCTTGGGTTCGGTGCTGGCCATGGCCGGGCTACCGCAGGTGCTGGCGGATTTCGCGACCTCCGTGGTGCCCGGTGACACCCAGCTGGGGTATGTCGTCGTGCTGACCGTGGTCGCGATCCTCGCCGGGATGCTGTTCGACCCCCTCATCCCGGTGATCATGCCGGTGCTGCTGCCGACGATCCTGCAGGTGGGGATCGACCCGGTGTACTTCGGCGTCATCATCGTGCTGACCGTCATCATCGGGCAGGTCACCCCGCCGGTGGCGATGTCGCTCGTGGTGGCCGCGAAGATCGCGAAGGTCGACGCCTGGGCGGTGCTGCGGGCCAACACACCGTTCCTCGTCGCCACCGTCGTCGTGCTGGCGCTCGTGATCGCGTTCCCCGCGCTGGCGACCTGGCTGCCGTCCGTGCTCGGACAGCCGTGA
- a CDS encoding Asp/Glu racemase: MTGQDTGRPALPLAELNTATRIGLVYMASSTLMEAEMYAMATPAATVHTSRVTLPSVTVDGIDAMMRSPELRTAVELVAQAPLDVLLFGGTSASFLHGTAWDRMLIEHLEQWSGLAGRCTTTSTASVAALDAVGAGAIALVTPYRQEVIDRAERFFGDNGHPVVASVGLGITDDRELARVALDEVYDLAVATDIGDADAVFISCTNFASVGAIAALEEKLGKPVISAVQASFWYALEMTGSSAARPGFGRLFGVRAPVTVAGS, encoded by the coding sequence GTGACCGGCCAGGACACCGGGCGGCCGGCCCTTCCGCTCGCCGAGCTGAACACCGCCACCCGTATCGGACTGGTGTACATGGCGTCCAGCACGCTGATGGAGGCCGAGATGTACGCGATGGCGACACCGGCCGCGACGGTGCACACCAGCCGGGTGACGCTGCCGTCGGTCACGGTCGACGGTATCGACGCGATGATGCGCTCACCGGAGCTGCGGACCGCCGTCGAACTAGTCGCCCAGGCGCCACTCGACGTACTGCTCTTCGGCGGCACCAGCGCCTCCTTCCTGCACGGCACGGCATGGGACCGGATGCTGATCGAACACCTCGAACAGTGGAGCGGGCTGGCCGGTCGCTGCACCACCACCTCGACCGCCAGCGTGGCTGCCCTCGATGCGGTCGGCGCAGGCGCCATCGCCCTGGTCACGCCGTATCGGCAGGAGGTGATCGACCGCGCCGAGCGCTTCTTCGGCGACAACGGACACCCCGTGGTCGCGAGCGTGGGGTTGGGCATCACCGACGACCGGGAACTGGCGCGGGTTGCCCTCGACGAGGTCTATGACCTCGCGGTGGCCACCGACATCGGCGACGCCGACGCCGTCTTCATCAGCTGCACGAACTTCGCCAGCGTCGGAGCGATCGCCGCGTTGGAGGAGAAGTTGGGCAAACCGGTGATCAGCGCGGTGCAGGCATCGTTCTGGTACGCACTCGAGATGACCGGGTCGTCCGCGGCCAGGCCGGGATTCGGTCGGCTGTTCGGCGTGCGGGCACCCGTCACGGTCGCGGGATCATGA
- a CDS encoding M20 family metallopeptidase: MDRRWETIRGISTGLHADPETAWREVRAHRRLTALLESEGFSVDARAGGLDTAFHATAGAGHVHVAFVAEYDALPGLGHACGHNLIAAASVGAALMVRAAEETAPGLGLTVHVIGTPAEEGGGGKILMLEAGQFAGIDAAMMMHPGPADAARAEPFAVAHWEVTYRGVGAHAAAYPHLGVNAADGFTVAQVAIGLLRQHLPATVRVHGVVTEAGTAPNAIPELAVGRWYVRAASLPELDDVERRIRACFEAGATATGCELEIRDESPRYSEFRTDEQLLDWFIRNAAALGRDMTAPPPEGAAAMKTASTDMGNVSQHVRAIHPYLGIGSLPAVNHQRAFADAAVGPAAERALRDGATALAWTAIDFAASNADR, encoded by the coding sequence CTGGACCGTCGCTGGGAGACCATCCGCGGGATCAGCACCGGGCTGCACGCCGATCCGGAGACGGCGTGGCGGGAGGTTCGCGCCCACCGCCGGCTGACCGCACTGCTGGAGTCCGAGGGCTTTTCGGTCGACGCGCGGGCCGGTGGCCTGGACACCGCGTTCCACGCCACGGCCGGAGCGGGTCACGTCCACGTCGCCTTCGTCGCCGAATACGACGCGCTGCCCGGACTCGGGCACGCCTGCGGACACAACCTGATCGCGGCGGCCTCGGTGGGTGCGGCGCTCATGGTGCGCGCCGCCGAGGAGACCGCGCCGGGGCTGGGGCTGACGGTGCACGTCATCGGCACCCCGGCGGAGGAGGGCGGCGGCGGCAAGATCCTGATGCTCGAGGCCGGACAGTTCGCCGGTATCGACGCCGCGATGATGATGCATCCCGGCCCCGCCGACGCCGCACGGGCCGAGCCCTTCGCCGTCGCGCACTGGGAGGTGACCTATCGGGGTGTCGGCGCGCACGCCGCGGCGTATCCGCATCTCGGTGTCAACGCCGCCGACGGGTTCACCGTCGCCCAGGTGGCGATCGGCCTGCTGCGCCAGCACCTGCCTGCGACGGTGCGGGTGCACGGGGTGGTCACCGAGGCGGGTACCGCGCCGAACGCGATACCCGAACTGGCGGTGGGACGGTGGTATGTGCGGGCCGCCAGCCTCCCCGAACTCGATGACGTCGAGCGGCGGATCCGGGCGTGTTTCGAGGCAGGGGCCACGGCGACCGGATGTGAGCTGGAGATCCGCGACGAGTCGCCCCGCTACTCGGAGTTCCGCACCGACGAGCAGCTGCTGGACTGGTTCATCCGCAACGCCGCCGCCCTCGGCCGCGACATGACGGCGCCACCGCCGGAGGGCGCGGCCGCGATGAAGACGGCGTCGACAGACATGGGGAACGTGTCCCAGCATGTCCGGGCCATCCACCCGTACCTCGGCATCGGTTCGCTGCCGGCGGTCAACCACCAGCGCGCCTTCGCCGACGCGGCGGTCGGCCCGGCGGCCGAGCGGGCGTTGCGTGACGGCGCGACGGCGCTGGCGTGGACGGCGATCGACTTCGCGGCGTCGAACGCGGACCGCTAA
- a CDS encoding zinc-binding dehydrogenase — protein MTPATMRAAVLTGPGGPEVLTLDRVPTPVPAAGQVLVRVAAFGLNNAEVLQRRGVTAAPDGGIPGLECAGVVAAVGPGVTGYGPGDRVAALARCGTYAEYVAVPAGACMRVPDVLDLAVAAAAPEAAATAWWNLVCRGRIRSSERVLIHGAAGGVGSLTVQLARRLGAYVVGTARGERKTAMCAELGCHEVIDYGHGDVFAIVGEGFDVILDNQGGPAVAANVSALAPFGRLVIVGVQAGAIGALDVAELMGRAAEVSSSSLGRLDDAVRETICRDVERQVLPRLSEGTLRVVVDSRFALDDIVAAHTRFSAPDRVGKVVVTVADDI, from the coding sequence GTGACCCCGGCGACGATGCGGGCCGCGGTCCTGACCGGACCGGGCGGCCCCGAGGTGCTGACCCTGGACAGGGTGCCGACCCCGGTTCCGGCCGCCGGTCAGGTGCTGGTGCGGGTCGCAGCCTTCGGGCTGAACAACGCCGAAGTGCTGCAACGCCGGGGAGTGACGGCGGCACCCGACGGTGGGATTCCCGGGCTGGAGTGCGCGGGTGTGGTCGCGGCCGTCGGGCCCGGAGTCACCGGGTACGGGCCGGGGGACCGGGTGGCGGCACTGGCACGCTGCGGGACATACGCGGAGTACGTGGCGGTGCCGGCCGGAGCTTGTATGCGGGTACCTGACGTCCTCGACCTCGCCGTGGCCGCCGCCGCACCGGAAGCCGCTGCCACCGCATGGTGGAACCTGGTGTGCCGGGGCAGGATCCGCTCGAGTGAGCGGGTGCTGATCCACGGTGCCGCCGGGGGTGTCGGCTCCCTCACGGTGCAGTTGGCCCGCCGGCTCGGCGCCTACGTGGTCGGCACCGCGCGCGGGGAGCGCAAGACGGCCATGTGCGCCGAACTCGGATGCCACGAGGTGATCGACTACGGCCACGGCGACGTATTCGCCATCGTGGGTGAGGGGTTCGACGTCATCCTGGACAACCAGGGCGGCCCCGCCGTCGCGGCGAACGTCTCGGCGCTGGCGCCGTTCGGTCGGCTGGTGATCGTCGGCGTCCAGGCCGGCGCCATCGGCGCACTCGACGTGGCCGAGTTGATGGGCCGCGCCGCGGAGGTCTCGTCCTCCAGCCTCGGCCGACTCGACGACGCTGTACGCGAGACGATCTGCCGGGACGTCGAGCGGCAGGTGCTGCCGAGACTGTCCGAGGGCACACTGCGTGTGGTGGTCGACAGCAGGTTCGCCCTCGACGACATCGTCGCCGCACACACCCGGTTCAGCGCCCCCGACCGTGTCGGCAAAGTGGTCGTGACGGTGGCCGATGACATCTGA
- a CDS encoding RidA family protein, with product MRHRRIRPFNTRDTYPEQNLDNDLCQAVVAGDTVYLRGQIGQDLDTAANIGVGDVAAQTEQAMANIATLLTETGATLDDIVKVTIYLVDPRYRESVYRVVGRWLKGVHPVSTGLVVSALARPEWLVEIDAIAVRQAAS from the coding sequence GTGAGGCACCGTCGGATCCGCCCCTTCAACACCCGCGACACCTACCCGGAGCAGAACCTGGACAACGATCTGTGCCAGGCGGTGGTCGCGGGGGACACGGTGTATCTGCGCGGCCAGATCGGCCAGGATCTCGACACGGCGGCCAACATCGGGGTCGGTGACGTCGCCGCACAGACCGAGCAGGCGATGGCCAACATCGCCACGCTGCTCACCGAGACCGGCGCGACCCTCGACGACATCGTGAAAGTGACGATCTACCTTGTCGATCCGCGGTACCGGGAGAGTGTCTACCGGGTCGTCGGACGCTGGCTGAAGGGGGTGCACCCAGTGTCGACCGGACTGGTGGTGAGCGCACTGGCCCGCCCGGAGTGGCTCGTCGAGATCGATGCGATCGCCGTCCGGCAGGCGGCGTCGTGA
- a CDS encoding alpha/beta fold hydrolase encodes MPTEPVPAYVDTPHGRMHVVTCGTGPALVLLHQTPRCWDEYRAVLDHLDGYRVIVPDLPGHGNSEPPAQNTIDAAAQAVVSVLDTLEVPRTHLVGHHFGGLVAYHLAAVAPHRVESLVLSSTPYIDAAERERRRDAPPFNDAGGPEDGAHLHRLWQRRSSYLTVADPAVLGRYVRDVLAHPDPDRGHAAVAAYHSEDAAGRYDGPVLCIASDGDPRAFPHRNRILAAFPQACAHVLSGGDISSPETCPAAFAAAVTGFHRRLAAR; translated from the coding sequence TTGCCCACCGAACCTGTCCCCGCCTACGTGGATACACCGCACGGGCGGATGCACGTCGTCACGTGCGGGACCGGCCCCGCCCTGGTGCTGCTGCATCAGACACCGCGATGCTGGGACGAGTACCGCGCCGTGCTCGACCATCTCGACGGCTACCGGGTGATCGTTCCCGACCTACCCGGACACGGGAATTCCGAACCCCCGGCACAGAACACGATCGACGCCGCCGCGCAGGCGGTGGTCAGCGTGCTCGACACCCTCGAAGTGCCTCGAACCCACCTGGTAGGCCACCACTTCGGCGGCCTGGTCGCCTACCACCTCGCGGCGGTCGCCCCACATCGCGTCGAGTCGCTGGTGCTGTCGTCGACGCCCTACATCGATGCGGCCGAGCGGGAGCGGCGACGAGATGCGCCGCCGTTCAACGACGCCGGCGGCCCCGAGGACGGTGCACATCTGCACAGGTTGTGGCAGCGTCGGTCGAGCTACCTGACGGTGGCCGATCCCGCGGTGCTGGGGCGGTATGTGCGCGACGTCCTGGCCCACCCCGACCCCGATCGTGGGCATGCCGCCGTGGCCGCCTACCACTCGGAGGACGCTGCCGGCCGGTACGACGGTCCGGTGCTGTGCATCGCATCCGACGGAGATCCGCGGGCCTTCCCGCACCGCAACCGCATCCTCGCGGCGTTCCCGCAGGCATGTGCGCACGTACTCAGCGGCGGTGACATCTCCAGCCCGGAGACCTGTCCGGCGGCGTTCGCCGCGGCCGTCACCGGATTCCATCGACGTCTGGCCGCGCGGTGA
- a CDS encoding TRAP transporter small permease yields the protein MTVTPDKPEHHAISGSADVAEQLDSTFGVEPDAHAATVIDRVLEAVAALLLAAITLVLFANAAMRFAFDSPWGGTEELVTGLMLWLTMLGFTIGVRRRESIEVRAFVDRLPIRIAVWLKLATDLVMALVLLHLAWFAYQYVVEFGGDLTPYLRLPRGFFTAALPVGVLAAAVIVVVQLPGVRAAVLRRREEEQS from the coding sequence ATGACCGTGACCCCCGACAAGCCCGAGCACCACGCCATCTCGGGTTCCGCCGACGTGGCCGAGCAGCTCGACTCGACCTTCGGTGTCGAACCCGACGCGCACGCCGCCACCGTCATCGACCGCGTGCTGGAAGCCGTTGCCGCACTGTTGTTGGCCGCGATCACGCTGGTGCTGTTCGCCAACGCCGCGATGCGGTTCGCGTTCGACTCGCCCTGGGGCGGCACCGAGGAACTGGTGACCGGGCTCATGCTGTGGTTGACCATGCTGGGCTTCACGATCGGTGTGCGGCGTCGCGAATCCATCGAGGTGCGGGCGTTCGTCGACCGGCTGCCGATCCGCATCGCGGTGTGGCTCAAACTGGCCACCGATCTGGTCATGGCCCTGGTCCTGCTGCACCTGGCGTGGTTCGCCTACCAGTACGTCGTCGAGTTCGGCGGCGACCTGACCCCGTACTTGCGGCTGCCGCGTGGCTTCTTCACCGCCGCGCTGCCCGTCGGGGTGCTGGCCGCCGCGGTGATCGTCGTGGTGCAGTTGCCCGGCGTGCGTGCGGCGGTGCTGCGCCGACGCGAGGAGGAGCAGTCGTGA